The stretch of DNA CTATGCACCAGGATCATGGTAACAGCCCTGCTACTTGCTACTCAGCAATGAGTCATGGTTTCACTAGCGTGATGATGGATGGTTCACTGGAGGCAGATGCTAAGACTCCATCTAGCTTTGAATACAATGTTGATGTCACCCGCAAAGTTGTGGAAGTTGCTCACGCGATTGGTGTCAGCGTTGAAGGCGAACTCGGTTGCTTAGGTTCTTTGGAAACTGGGCAGGGTGAAGCGGAAGATGGTCACGGATTTGAAGGTACATTGTCCCACGACCAGTTGTTGACTGATCCAGATGAAGCAGTTCAGTTTGTAGAACAAACTGGTGTAGATGCTTTAGCTGTTGCGATTGGTACCAGTCACGGTGCTTATAAGTTTACCCGCAAACCGACTGGCGAAATTTTGGCAATTAGCCGGATTGAAGAAATTCACCGCCGCCTGCCTAACACCCACTTGGTAATGCACGGTTCTTCCTCCGTACCTGAAGATTTGCTAGCTTTGATCAACCAATACGGCGGTAAGATTCCTGAAACCTACGGTGTACCCCTCGAAGAAATCCAAAAGGGTATTAAGAGTGGTGTTCGTAAGGTGAATATTGACACCGATAACCGCTTGGCAATTACTGCTGCGGTACGCGAAGCTTTAGCAGCTAAGCCAGAAGAATTTGATCCTCGTCACTTCTTGAAGCCTTCTATCAAGTATATGCAGAAGGTTTGTGCTGAACGTTACCAAGCTTTTGGTGCTGCTGGTCATGCTAGCAAGATTAAGCCGATTTCTTTGGATGATTTTGCGGCTAAGTATGCTAAAGGCGAATTGAGTTCTGCTGCTAAGAAAGCTGTAACTGTATAGTTTTGATGAAATTTAAGGGCGAAGAAATAAGTTCGTCGTTTATTCAGATTTGGGTAGTTTTCGGGCTACCCTTTTTTTTGATTAATTACAGTTAAGAAGCTTCATAATTTAAGTTCTTTTTTCAATGCGTAAGTTTTATTCTACTCATGCGTGTATTACTCACTGCTGATCCTGAATTGCCTGTACCTCCAAAACTTTATGGAGGAATCGAGCGGATAGTTGATTTATTGGTAACTAAATTACAAGCAAATGGTCATACAGTGGGATTGGTTGCTCATCGTGAATCAACAACTCCTGCGACGGAACTTTTTCCTTGGGCAGGTTTGCAGTCGCAAAATAAATATGATGCTTTGCGAAATACAGCAACGCTGTGGTCAGCAGTACAAAAGTTTCAGCCTGATATCATACATAGTTTTTCTCGCGTTTTATATTTACTGCCTCTGCTAAATTCCCGCCTCCCCAAGATTATGTCTTACCAACGGCAACCTAGTGGGCGCACTGTGGGATGGGGAGCAAAATTAGCAAAGGGTTCTCTAACTTTTACAGGTTGTAGCGACTATATTTGTCGCCAAGGTGGGGTTGCTGGAGGTGTTTGGCATACAATTCACAATTGTGTAGAGTTGGAAAAGTATACTTTTCAGCAGAATGTAGAGCCTGATGCTCCTTTAGTTTTTTTGAGTCGGGTGGAAAGAATTAAAGGGGCGCATAGTGCGATCGCAGCAGCACGTAGCACAGGAAGACGTTTGTTAATTGCGGGTAACTATAGCACAAGTGGGGAAGAAGGGCGCTACTGGGAAGAAGAAATTGTGCCACATTTAGGAAAAGATGGGATTGAATATATTGGCACTGTTAACGATGAGCAAAAAAATCTTTTGCTAGGTAAAGCTGCTGCTATGATTGTGCCGATTCAGTGGGAAGAACCTTTTGGAATTGTGTTTGCAGAAGCACTAGCTTGTGGGACACCTGTAATTTCTTGTCCTTTTGGTGCTTTACCTGAAATTGTGCGTGATGGGATTGATGGTTATTTAGTTAACAATGTTGAAGAAGCTTGCGCTGCTATTAATAAGTTGTCTGATATAGAGCGTCGGAATTGTCGCCAACGTGCTGAACAATGTTTTTCAGCTTCGGTTGTCGTGGAAAAGTACGAACAACTTTATCGTAGTCTTATTTCTGCAAAGCATAAGGCTTAAGGGGTGAAAAGTTAAATAGACATCTTTGCCTTAGTCAAATTTTAGATAATTAACCACAGATAACCGCGAGATTTATACAGATGAATACGGGTACACAATCAATGCTAACGGATACGGTTTTAAAGTCGGTTTTAGCACCAATCAAATGCCCAGTTTGTGGAAGTATTTGTAGCGATCCGCCGCTATACCATTACACCGCAGCAGAAGCGGCAGCACATTTTTGTCCAAGTACTCGTAATGCCGATCGCAACCAACGTTTAGAAAAGTGTATTAACAAGCTTTGGGAAGGTAACGACTGTACAATTCACCGTTGTAGTGATTGTGGATTTGCTTTCGGGAATCCGTTTGTGGGTGGTGATGAGGAATTTTACAGTATTCTGCATGAGCAGAAAGACTACCCAGGGTGGCGATGGGACTATGATATGGCGCTGAAAGAGGCTTTGGGGGCGTTTACTGGGGGGAAGATTCTCGAAATTGGTGCAGGGGCAGGGGTATTCTTACGCCACTTAGGAAAGGAATGGCAATGTTATGCGATGGAAGGTAGCGAGATAACGAGAAAAAATTTAGAAGCTACGGGAATCAAGGTTTTTCGTAATTTTTCTGAAGTGCCTCCCTCGGAAGTAGGAACTTTTCAGGTAGTTAGTTTATTTCAAGTGTTGGAGCATATTGCAGATTTTCGGACGGTTTTATCTGAAGGCTACCAGCTTTTAGCTGATGGTGGGCGGTTATTCTTGACTGTGCCGGATGGGGAGGCGATGATTCGTCAAGAAAAATTAACTGGTTGCGCTGATATGCCGCCGAATCATCTTCTGAAGTGGACACCGGATAGTTTGGCGCGTGCTTTGAGAGATGCTGGTTTTGAGCCGAGTCAAGCGACTTATGAACCTGCTTCGTTGAAAAATTTGAAGGATTCGCTACACTTGCGGATGATTTCTGATGCTACCAATGAGCGATCGCTTGCTGCCCAAGTTTATCGTATTTCTAATAAACCTATACGGGCTGGTTTATTAGCTGGTTTGGCTGTACCTGCGCTATTACGAATGTTTCCTTATATTAGTCAACTGACCCAAGGAGGTAGTTTTGCGATGGTTGGGGTGAAGAAACAATTAACAATTAACAATTAACAATTAACAGCCAAAGCAATAGACCAATGAGCAGAAATCATAAAGAAGGTTTTTTTGATCGCAGATGTAAGCAGATGGACGCAAATGGCGCAGATGTCCAGCTAGATTTTATGCAGGTCTAATAAATACTATGATGATTGCTAATCGCTAATTGCTAATTGCTAATCGCTAAGTATGCACGTACTCACTATCCTTTGTAAGGGTGGCTGGATGCCAGCAAACCTATCTGAGGGTTGGCGACGTTTGGGATGCTCGGTGGAAGAGTTTTTCTACGGCACTCACATGGGTAAATCTTGGACGGCTGAGGGGCTGCAAGAAAACCATCAAATTAATGCTCAACTTTTGGCAACAGCTAAACGTCTGAAAGCTGAAGGGCGCTTAGATTTAATTTTTGCTGTTATTTATGACGATGTTTTGGAGGTAGAAACAGCACAGCAGTTACGCGCCCTAGATGTACCAATGGTGAATTACCATGTTGATCTGGTGGGACAGTGGTATCGCATTCTGCGTACTGGTAAGTACTTTGACTTGGTAGCTTGCGCCCAAACTAATCACTGGTCTGGTTTACGCCGTGCAGGAATTCGCCCTTACTATATGCCAATGGCTGCAAATCCACCTGCGACAATTTATGAATCTGCAAAACCAAGTATTGCTTTTGAGGGCGTAGTTTATTTAGGTTCGCCTTGGCTTTATCGTCGCCAAGTGTTAAGTGAGTTAGCAGCGCAAGGTATTCCTTTAAGAATTTATGGACATAACTGGCTGAATAAAACTCTCGATGCTGGGTATGTTCAACCAAAAGCAAAGACTTTACACGATTTACGCTATTACCTTTTGCCTCGTTTGCGGGAGGAAGGGCGCAAACAGTTATTCTCAACTATTCAAAGACGACTGCAACCACCACCACCAGCAGGGGTTTCTAATGAGTTACCAATTGAGTGTGTTAAGGGTTCCTATGTTGATGCTGACTTTATTCCCTTAGTTCAGGGTGCTGCAATTAATTTGGGTTTTACTCATTTTATGGGTACTCCAGGGACTCCTTCAGAAATGCGCCAAGTGCGACTAAGGGAATTTGAGATTCCAATGATAGGAGGGTTTTATTTAACTCAAGATTGTCAGCAGTTGCGAGAGTTGTTTGTTGATGAAATGGCTACTTGGGATAATCAGTTAGACTTACAAGACAAGATTAACTATTATCTCGATCATCCTGATGAACGGCAAAAACTTGGCTTTGCTGCTCAAGCTTATTGTTTACAACACCATACTTGGGCAAATCGGTTTCGCGATCTTTTGAAGGAATTAAATTTGCCTCAACCTCACTTAGCTGGATGAATAAACGAGTTTTAATTGTTACACCAAATTTTCCGCCAATTTCCTGCCCAGATATGCACCGTGTCAGGATGTCTTTGCCTTATTTTAAGGAATGCGGTTGGGAACCTCTGATTTTAAAAATCAATCCAGATGAGCAGGAAGGTATCAAAGATTTAGATTTATGTAAAACTGTTCCTGCTGATGTCAAAACTTGGCAAGCAGGTTTTATTCCTAAATCTTGGATATCATGGTTAAAAGTTAATAATGTCGGGTTGCGAAGCTTTTTTCATTTAGCTCACCTGGGTAATCAAATTATTGAAAGTGAAAAACCTGAGTTAATCTTTTTTTCTACAACTTTGTTTCCAGTAATGACTTTAGCTCGATATTGGTACTGGAAATATGGTTTACCTTATGTATTAGATTTTCAAGATCCTTGGTTAAGTGATTATCAGGCTATGGGTGATGCTTTTTATCAGTCTTGGAAATACAAAGCTTCTCAGCTAAATGCGGGTATATTAGAACCTTGGACACTAAAAAATGTATCTCATGTTATCAGTGTTTCTTCTGGATATGTTGATACTTTACTTAAACGTTATGATTGGTTAAAGCCAGAGCAGTTTACAGTTTTACCTTTTGGGGCGGCGGAAACAGATTTTACTGTGCTTAAGGAGCAACGCATCCAGCACAACCATTTTGATCCCAATGATGGTAAACAGCATTGGGTGTATGTGGGGCGTGGGGGTGAGGATATGGGTTTTGCTTTGCGTTGTTTGTTTGAAGCTTTAGCGCGATCGCGCCAGCACTCACCCGAAAATACTAACTTAATACTACATTTTATCGGTACCGACTATGCCCCAAAAGAGCGATCGCGTAAAACTATTGAGCCAATAGCAGTTGCTTGTGGTGTCGGAGATATGGTGCATGAGCATTCCGAACGTATTCCTTACTTTGAAGCTCTACAATGTTTACTTGATGCTGATGCTTTAATTGTTCCAGGTTCTAATGATCCGAGTTATACTGCTTCCAAAATATATCCTTATATTCTGGCGGGAAAACCTTTATTAGCAATCTTCCATGAAAAAAGTAGTGTAGTTAATGTGCTAAAAAATACTAAAGCTGGCACTGTGGTTACTTTTGGGACAAAGGCAGAAATTGAGCAAGTAGCTGATGCGATCGCAACTAATTGGTTGAAATCGCCACCACCAACCCCTGAGATTAACTGGGAAGCCTTGAAAGAATATACAGCTAAAGAAATGACTTGTCGGCTGTGTGACATTTTTGATCGTGTTAATTTTTCTGCTAGCGGGGTTTAACCATGATGTATCCAGAGGTAGGATTAGTCTCCCAGAAGTTAATAACAAAATATGCCCGTCAAGCTGCCCGTCAAGAAAGAAAAAAATTACTCAAGACGTTTTGGCTAGTAGTTATTTTATTTTTATTTCTTGAAGCTTTAATTAGCAAAACACCTTATTTTTCTAGCTTTTTAGGAGCTTATTTAATTACCTTCGCTGCGTTTCTTCCTAGCTATTTATGGTGTTCAGGTAAAGCTTTAGGTTTCCCGATTTTTCCCATTTATGCACTGACCTATCTTTGGACACACGCTATTCCACTTTTAAATAATACTCAAACTGTTACATTTGCCAGAAGTATAGGGGGATTTACTAACTCAGCAGACGGACAATTTCTGGCAAGTACTACTACAGCAGGTTTTCTATGTCTAGGAA from Oculatellaceae cyanobacterium encodes:
- the fba gene encoding class II fructose-bisphosphate aldolase (catalyzes the reversible aldol condensation of dihydroxyacetonephosphate and glyceraldehyde 3-phosphate in the Calvin cycle, glycolysis, and/or gluconeogenesis): MALVPMRLLLDHAAENGYGIPAYNVNNMEQIQAIMNAAHETDSPVILQASRGARKYAGESFLRHLILAAVETYPDIPISMHQDHGNSPATCYSAMSHGFTSVMMDGSLEADAKTPSSFEYNVDVTRKVVEVAHAIGVSVEGELGCLGSLETGQGEAEDGHGFEGTLSHDQLLTDPDEAVQFVEQTGVDALAVAIGTSHGAYKFTRKPTGEILAISRIEEIHRRLPNTHLVMHGSSSVPEDLLALINQYGGKIPETYGVPLEEIQKGIKSGVRKVNIDTDNRLAITAAVREALAAKPEEFDPRHFLKPSIKYMQKVCAERYQAFGAAGHASKIKPISLDDFAAKYAKGELSSAAKKAVTV
- a CDS encoding glycosyltransferase; amino-acid sequence: MRVLLTADPELPVPPKLYGGIERIVDLLVTKLQANGHTVGLVAHRESTTPATELFPWAGLQSQNKYDALRNTATLWSAVQKFQPDIIHSFSRVLYLLPLLNSRLPKIMSYQRQPSGRTVGWGAKLAKGSLTFTGCSDYICRQGGVAGGVWHTIHNCVELEKYTFQQNVEPDAPLVFLSRVERIKGAHSAIAAARSTGRRLLIAGNYSTSGEEGRYWEEEIVPHLGKDGIEYIGTVNDEQKNLLLGKAAAMIVPIQWEEPFGIVFAEALACGTPVISCPFGALPEIVRDGIDGYLVNNVEEACAAINKLSDIERRNCRQRAEQCFSASVVVEKYEQLYRSLISAKHKA
- a CDS encoding class I SAM-dependent methyltransferase, with the protein product MNTGTQSMLTDTVLKSVLAPIKCPVCGSICSDPPLYHYTAAEAAAHFCPSTRNADRNQRLEKCINKLWEGNDCTIHRCSDCGFAFGNPFVGGDEEFYSILHEQKDYPGWRWDYDMALKEALGAFTGGKILEIGAGAGVFLRHLGKEWQCYAMEGSEITRKNLEATGIKVFRNFSEVPPSEVGTFQVVSLFQVLEHIADFRTVLSEGYQLLADGGRLFLTVPDGEAMIRQEKLTGCADMPPNHLLKWTPDSLARALRDAGFEPSQATYEPASLKNLKDSLHLRMISDATNERSLAAQVYRISNKPIRAGLLAGLAVPALLRMFPYISQLTQGGSFAMVGVKKQLTINN
- a CDS encoding glycosyltransferase, with product MHVLTILCKGGWMPANLSEGWRRLGCSVEEFFYGTHMGKSWTAEGLQENHQINAQLLATAKRLKAEGRLDLIFAVIYDDVLEVETAQQLRALDVPMVNYHVDLVGQWYRILRTGKYFDLVACAQTNHWSGLRRAGIRPYYMPMAANPPATIYESAKPSIAFEGVVYLGSPWLYRRQVLSELAAQGIPLRIYGHNWLNKTLDAGYVQPKAKTLHDLRYYLLPRLREEGRKQLFSTIQRRLQPPPPAGVSNELPIECVKGSYVDADFIPLVQGAAINLGFTHFMGTPGTPSEMRQVRLREFEIPMIGGFYLTQDCQQLRELFVDEMATWDNQLDLQDKINYYLDHPDERQKLGFAAQAYCLQHHTWANRFRDLLKELNLPQPHLAG